The proteins below come from a single Falco rusticolus isolate bFalRus1 chromosome 18, bFalRus1.pri, whole genome shotgun sequence genomic window:
- the NEUROD2 gene encoding neurogenic differentiation factor 2: protein MLTRLFSEPSLVPEVPKFAGWAEECEEDARSEKEERAGKGCALPEEPPEGSLGESKEEGELGGDEEEEEEEEEGLEEAEGERPKKRGPKKRKMTKARLERSKLRRQKANARERNRMHDLNAALDNLRKVVPCYSKTQKLSKIETLRLAKNYIWALSEILRSGKRPDLVSYVQTLCKGLSQPTTNLVAGCLQLNSRNFLTEQGQEGGRFHGPNASFAVHPYPYPCSRLAAAQCPPAAGPGSHGLRTHSYCASAYESLYGNASPDYNSSEYDGGLSPPLCINGNFSLKQDSSSPDHEKSYHYSMHYSALPGSRPAGHNLVFGSTGMRGGVHSENIFPYDMHLPHERGPMYEELNAFFHN from the coding sequence ATGCTGACGCGCCTTTTCAGCGAGCCCAGCCTGGTCCCCGAGGTGCCGAAATTCGCCGGCTGGGCCGAGGAGTGCGAGGAGGATGCCCGCAGCGAGAAGGAGGAGCGGGCGGGGAAGGGCTGCGCCCTCCCGGAGGAGCCGCCCGAGGGCTCGCTGGGGGAGagcaaggaggaaggggagcTAGGCGgggacgaggaggaggaggaggaggaggaggaaggcttgGAGGAGGCGGAGGGCGAGCGGCCCAAGAAGCGCGGCCCCAAGAAGCGCAAGATGACCAAGGCGCGGCTGGAGCGCTCCAAGCTGCGGCGGCAGAAGGCGAACGCCCGGGAGCGCAACCGCATGCACGACCTGAACGCGGCCCTGGACAACCTGCGCAAGGTGGTGCCCTGCTActccaaaacccaaaagctcTCCAAAATCGAGACCCTTCGCCTGGCCAAGAACTACATCTGGGCTCTCTCCGAGATCCTGCGCTCGGGCAAACGGCCCGACCTGGTTTCCTACGTGCAGACTCTGTGCAAGGGGCTGTCGCAGCCCACCACCAACCTGGTGGCCGGTTGCCTGCAGCTCAATTCGCGCAATTTCCTCACGGAGCAAGGGCAGGAGGGCGGCCGTTTCCACGGGCCCAACGCCTCCTTCGCCGTGCACCCCTACCCCTACCCCTGCTCGCGGCTGGCCGCGGCGCAgtgcccgcccgccgccggccccgggtCCCACGGGCTGAGGACACACAGCTACTGCGCCTCCGCCTACGAGAGCCTCTACGGCAACGCGTCCCCCGACTACAACAGCTCGGAGTACGacggggggctcagccccccgcTCTGCATCAACGGCAACTTCTCCCTCAAGCAGGACTCTTCTTCCCCCGACCACGAGAAAAGCTATCACTACTCTATGCACTACTCGGCGCTGCCCGGCTCCCGGCCCGCCGGCCACAACCTGGTCTTCGGTTCGACGGGGATGCGCGGGGGGGTCCACTCCGAGAACATCTTCCCCTACGACATGCACCTCCCGCACGAGCGGGGCCCCATGTACGAGGAGCTCAACGCCTTCTTCCACAactga